A section of the Flavobacterium ardleyense genome encodes:
- the tilS gene encoding tRNA lysidine(34) synthetase TilS translates to MLKELFIKHINENFSFLKNGKSIIAVSGGLDSMVLLHLTQAAKLQIAVASCNFNLRGAESDGDSEFVKEYSQQHSIQMFATSFDTLKFATEHKLSTQMAARELRYLWFEEIRQENNFNYILTAHHLDDNLETFLINLSRGSGIDGLIGIPAISNAIIRPILPFSREQILEYALLNNIVWREDSSNTDNHYLRNSIRQKITPELKNLTGNFLQSFQNSQTHLQQTQSMARDASVLVYKQVVEVEEKRIKIKLSELLRLENYQAYLYDWLHSFGFTAWQDIYNLVGAQSGKIITSPFYNLLKDREYLILYKSAESSNYLSFYIANDVTKVNNPINLEFSYEPYDSKLDSNCIFVDREKLHFPLELRGWREGDYIIPLGMTGKKKLSKFFKDEKIAQDQKEKTWLLLSNGEIVWVINHRLDDRFKVTSNTTQILRIKLT, encoded by the coding sequence ATGTTGAAGGAACTTTTTATAAAACATATAAACGAGAATTTTAGCTTTCTTAAAAATGGAAAATCAATTATCGCCGTCAGTGGAGGACTAGATAGTATGGTGCTTCTTCATTTAACGCAAGCTGCCAAACTGCAGATCGCGGTTGCGAGCTGCAATTTCAACTTGAGAGGAGCAGAGAGCGACGGAGATTCTGAGTTTGTAAAAGAGTATTCACAACAGCATTCTATTCAAATGTTTGCAACTTCTTTTGACACTTTAAAGTTTGCCACAGAACATAAATTATCCACTCAAATGGCCGCGAGAGAACTTAGATATTTATGGTTTGAAGAAATTCGGCAAGAAAATAATTTTAATTATATTTTAACCGCGCACCATTTAGATGACAATCTAGAGACATTTCTAATCAATCTTTCAAGAGGGAGCGGAATCGACGGATTGATTGGTATTCCCGCTATTTCAAACGCAATTATCAGACCTATTTTACCTTTTAGTCGTGAGCAAATTCTCGAGTACGCTTTACTAAATAACATTGTGTGGCGGGAAGATAGTAGTAATACTGACAATCATTATTTGCGAAATTCAATTCGACAGAAAATCACTCCCGAATTAAAAAATCTCACTGGCAATTTTTTGCAGTCATTTCAAAATTCTCAAACGCATTTGCAGCAAACACAATCGATGGCAAGAGATGCATCAGTCTTAGTTTATAAGCAGGTAGTTGAAGTGGAGGAGAAGAGAATAAAAATAAAATTAAGTGAATTGCTTAGGTTAGAAAACTATCAAGCGTACTTATATGATTGGCTGCACTCTTTTGGTTTTACGGCTTGGCAAGATATTTACAATTTAGTTGGTGCACAGTCTGGCAAAATAATTACATCGCCTTTTTATAATTTGCTAAAAGATCGTGAATACTTAATTCTTTACAAGAGCGCAGAAAGTTCTAATTATTTAAGTTTTTATATTGCAAATGATGTAACGAAAGTTAATAATCCTATAAATCTCGAGTTTTCTTACGAGCCGTATGATAGCAAATTGGATTCAAATTGTATATTTGTGGACCGCGAGAAATTGCACTTTCCACTAGAATTACGTGGATGGAGAGAGGGAGATTATATTATTCCTCTTGGAATGACTGGCAAAAAGAAATTAAGTAAATTCTTTAAAGACGAAAAAATAGCGCAAGACCAGAAAGAAAAAACGTGGTTGCTCTTATCAAATGGAGAAATTGTTTGGGTCATTAATCACCGGCTTGACGATCGCTTTAAAGTTACTTCTAATACAACTCAAATATTAAGAATTAAATTAACCTAA
- a CDS encoding protein-disulfide reductase DsbD family protein produces the protein MKKLYFLFFALVAFSSLQAQILDPSKWTSRTEKISGNEFNLIFEGTIEDGWHIYSQWTPDGGPLPMEVTIKNAKNNFQLIGKAQESKTKRQFNPVFEVDEIYWDKKVTITQKIKVINEKLASIDAVLEFQICKESCINQDKSFTFKLPKIVLPAAADGPEVKKEEVPNEKITEIVAIDTAAVVTETAVTSTNAEGAVALQKAESKQNGPESRSKKDESKGLLMIFFLSFLGGFAALLTPCVFPMIPMTVSFFTKQSKTKAQGKRNAIIYGLSIIAIYLVLGSVVTGIFGAEALNALSTNVWFNVIFFLLLVVFAVSFLGAFEIMLPNSWANKVDKQADRGGIVGILFMALALAIVSFSCTGPIVGTLLVESASKGGIAPIIGMLGFSTALALPFMLFAMFPGWLNSMPKSGGWLNTVKVSLGFLELALAFKFLSNADLVLQLHYIEREVFLAIWIAVFGAWALYLFGKITLPHDSPLTHISVGRLCLGLVVLAFTVYMIPGLFGAPLKLISAFPPPQTYSESPNGFMGGGGSAPAESDLPEFAEYGPHGIVSFTDYEKGMAYAKKINKPVLIDFTGFACVNCRKMENNVWTDPHVLKVLKNDIVLISLYVDDKRDLPKEEQFVSPNSGKKIVTVGNKWSDFIIHRYETNTQPFYVLADVEGNNLNDPIGYTPDIEEYKKWLQEGISNFK, from the coding sequence ATGAAAAAACTGTATTTTTTATTTTTTGCACTTGTAGCTTTCAGCTCATTACAAGCCCAAATTTTAGACCCGTCCAAATGGACTAGCCGAACAGAGAAAATTTCCGGAAATGAATTTAACCTAATATTTGAAGGTACAATAGAAGATGGTTGGCACATTTATTCGCAATGGACGCCAGATGGAGGTCCTTTACCTATGGAAGTTACCATCAAAAATGCAAAGAATAATTTCCAACTCATTGGAAAAGCACAAGAAAGTAAAACAAAGAGACAGTTTAATCCAGTTTTTGAAGTTGACGAAATATATTGGGATAAAAAGGTTACAATTACTCAAAAAATTAAAGTAATTAACGAAAAACTAGCTTCGATTGACGCCGTCTTAGAATTTCAAATTTGTAAAGAATCTTGTATCAATCAAGATAAAAGCTTTACGTTTAAACTTCCAAAAATTGTTCTTCCTGCCGCAGCTGATGGACCTGAAGTAAAGAAGGAAGAAGTACCAAATGAAAAAATAACTGAAATTGTGGCAATTGACACTGCTGCAGTAGTGACAGAAACAGCTGTTACTTCTACTAATGCAGAAGGTGCGGTTGCACTGCAGAAAGCTGAATCAAAACAAAACGGTCCAGAAAGCAGATCAAAAAAGGATGAGAGTAAAGGATTATTAATGATTTTCTTTCTTTCGTTCTTGGGAGGATTCGCAGCATTGCTTACACCTTGCGTGTTTCCGATGATTCCAATGACTGTAAGTTTCTTTACAAAACAAAGTAAAACAAAAGCACAAGGAAAACGCAATGCGATTATTTATGGACTATCAATTATCGCAATATACTTAGTTTTAGGTTCTGTTGTTACCGGAATATTTGGAGCAGAAGCCCTTAATGCACTTTCTACAAATGTCTGGTTTAATGTGATTTTCTTTCTACTACTAGTCGTCTTCGCAGTTTCTTTCTTGGGCGCTTTTGAAATTATGTTGCCTAACTCATGGGCAAATAAAGTTGACAAGCAAGCAGATAGAGGCGGAATCGTTGGTATCTTATTTATGGCACTTGCTCTTGCAATTGTATCTTTTTCTTGTACAGGACCAATTGTAGGAACTCTATTAGTTGAGTCTGCATCCAAAGGTGGAATTGCTCCAATCATTGGGATGTTAGGATTCTCAACCGCGCTTGCGTTGCCATTTATGTTATTTGCAATGTTCCCGGGATGGTTAAACTCTATGCCAAAATCTGGTGGATGGTTAAACACTGTAAAGGTATCCTTAGGATTTCTTGAGCTTGCTTTGGCTTTCAAATTTTTGTCAAACGCAGATCTTGTTTTGCAATTACATTATATTGAAAGAGAAGTATTCTTAGCAATTTGGATTGCAGTATTTGGTGCTTGGGCTTTATATCTTTTTGGAAAAATTACCTTACCGCATGACAGTCCATTGACGCATATTTCTGTAGGTAGATTATGTTTAGGTCTAGTTGTTTTAGCATTTACAGTATATATGATTCCTGGATTATTTGGTGCGCCACTTAAATTGATTAGTGCATTCCCACCACCGCAAACGTATAGCGAAAGTCCAAATGGCTTTATGGGCGGAGGCGGATCGGCACCAGCCGAATCAGATTTACCAGAATTTGCAGAGTATGGTCCTCACGGAATAGTTTCGTTTACAGATTATGAAAAAGGGATGGCTTACGCCAAAAAAATAAACAAACCAGTACTTATCGACTTTACCGGATTTGCTTGCGTAAACTGTAGAAAAATGGAAAACAATGTCTGGACTGATCCTCACGTATTAAAAGTTTTGAAAAATGACATAGTTTTGATATCTCTATACGTTGATGACAAAAGAGATTTGCCAAAAGAAGAGCAATTCGTGTCTCCAAATAGCGGAAAGAAAATCGTTACAGTTGGAAATAAATGGAGTGATTTTATAATCCATAGATACGAAACTAACACACAACCTTTCTATGTACTCGCAGATGTTGAAGGTAATAACCTCAATGATCCAATTGGATATACTCCCGACATTGAAGAATATAAGAAATGGCTTCAGGAAGGTATTTCAAACTTCAAATAA
- a CDS encoding alanine/ornithine racemase family PLP-dependent enzyme, translating to MAFIKLYRDKLQDNYRFLDQIFTARNIDWGIVSKLLCGNEIYLKEIIALGTKEIHDSRVSNLKKIKALAPDIQTVYIKPPAKRSIDEIVEFADVSFNTEIYTIKLLSEAAQKQNKVHKIIIMIEMGDLREGVMGDDLIQFYGEVLNLPNIEVRGIGTNLNCLNGVMPTQDKLIQLSLYKQLIEAKFGVTIPWVSGGTSVAIPLMLRNARPMAVNHFRVGEALFFGKDIFTGLTIEGMHDSVFKLFAEIIEITEKPDVPVGELGENVAGNVNVAMDDADLNNSSLRAILDIGLLDMQPQYLEAVDPNITIFDASSDMLVIDITNSDTKYNVGDLVTFKIKYMGALYLLNSDYIGKQVE from the coding sequence ATGGCTTTTATAAAATTATATAGGGACAAACTTCAAGATAATTACCGATTTTTAGATCAAATTTTTACGGCACGCAATATCGATTGGGGTATCGTTTCAAAACTTCTTTGCGGTAACGAAATTTACCTTAAGGAGATTATTGCTTTAGGCACAAAAGAAATTCACGATTCAAGAGTAAGCAACCTTAAAAAAATTAAGGCGCTCGCTCCTGATATCCAAACTGTTTATATAAAACCTCCAGCCAAACGAAGTATAGATGAGATTGTAGAATTTGCTGATGTGAGCTTTAACACAGAAATCTACACCATAAAATTACTTTCAGAAGCAGCTCAGAAGCAGAATAAGGTTCATAAAATCATTATTATGATTGAGATGGGTGACTTACGTGAAGGAGTTATGGGTGATGATTTAATCCAGTTTTATGGTGAAGTTTTAAACCTTCCAAATATTGAAGTTAGAGGAATTGGGACAAATCTCAATTGTCTAAATGGTGTAATGCCAACGCAAGATAAGCTGATTCAATTAAGTTTGTATAAGCAGTTAATTGAAGCAAAATTCGGGGTAACAATTCCGTGGGTTTCGGGTGGAACTTCTGTTGCTATTCCGTTAATGTTGCGCAATGCCCGCCCGATGGCGGTAAATCACTTTCGAGTTGGAGAAGCATTATTTTTTGGAAAAGACATTTTTACAGGATTGACCATTGAGGGGATGCATGATAGTGTGTTTAAACTTTTTGCCGAAATAATTGAAATTACCGAAAAGCCGGATGTGCCGGTGGGTGAATTGGGCGAAAATGTTGCAGGAAATGTGAATGTTGCGATGGATGATGCCGATTTAAATAACAGTTCTCTACGAGCAATTTTAGATATTGGACTGCTAGATATGCAACCACAATATTTAGAAGCTGTAGATCCCAATATTACTATTTTTGACGCATCTTCGGATATGTTGGTGATTGATATTACCAATTCTGACACCAAGTACAATGTGGGAGACTTAGTGACGTTCAAAATTAAATATATGGGCGCATTATACTTATTAAATTCTGATTACATCGGAAAACAAGTTGAATAA
- a CDS encoding GNAT family N-acetyltransferase yields MNFIEINASTGDNAIYDRNTIASFLFKHLEQYGDKTEDILKCIDYVMNPEKGGNIVIGLDNNVIVGIVILNNTGMKDYIPENILVYIAVDGSARGKGYGKQLMQFAIDSVKGNIALHVEPDNPAFHLYTKLGFTNKYLEMRLVK; encoded by the coding sequence ATGAATTTTATAGAAATTAATGCCTCAACTGGCGACAATGCAATTTACGATCGCAACACCATTGCTTCTTTCCTTTTCAAACATCTTGAGCAATATGGAGACAAAACCGAAGATATTTTAAAATGTATTGACTACGTTATGAATCCAGAAAAAGGCGGAAACATCGTGATTGGTCTTGACAATAATGTGATTGTTGGAATTGTAATATTGAACAATACTGGAATGAAAGACTATATTCCCGAAAATATTTTAGTTTATATTGCTGTGGATGGTTCTGCTCGTGGCAAAGGCTACGGAAAACAATTGATGCAATTTGCAATTGATAGTGTAAAAGGTAATATCGCATTGCACGTCGAGCCCGACAATCCTGCTTTTCATCTTTATACTAAATTAGGATTTACAAATAAGTATCTCGAAATGCGTTTGGTTAAGTAA
- a CDS encoding PH domain-containing protein has protein sequence MGIFNAILGNASSVDQGVVEKEFGPLLIEGETIEKAFRMIKDMFVFTNKRLILVEKSLVGTKVDYVSIPYQNIIKFSKESAGIMDLDAELKIWVKDEVAPIKKQFGKSGNNINEVYQILSKHILK, from the coding sequence ATGGGAATATTTAATGCAATATTAGGCAATGCGTCATCGGTAGATCAAGGAGTAGTGGAAAAGGAGTTTGGACCTTTGCTAATCGAAGGAGAAACTATCGAAAAGGCTTTTAGAATGATTAAAGATATGTTTGTTTTTACTAACAAGCGCTTGATTTTGGTTGAAAAATCTTTGGTTGGAACAAAGGTGGACTACGTTTCGATTCCCTATCAAAACATCATCAAATTCTCTAAGGAAAGCGCCGGAATTATGGATCTTGATGCCGAGTTAAAAATTTGGGTAAAGGACGAAGTGGCGCCGATCAAGAAGCAATTTGGTAAAAGCGGAAATAATATTAATGAAGTTTATCAGATATTAAGTAAGCATATTTTAAAGTAG
- a CDS encoding YifB family Mg chelatase-like AAA ATPase, translating to MLIKVFGSAVFGVEATTITVEVNMDPGIGYHLVGLPDIAVKESSFRIAAALQNNGYKMPGKKIIINMAPADLRKEGSAYDLTLAVGILAASGQINSEEVDKYIIMGELSLDGSLQPIRGALPISIKAKEEGFKGFFLPQQNAKEAAIVSGLDVYGVENIQQIIDFFEGKGTLEPTIFDTRAEFHKTLDFPEFDFSDVKGQESIKRCMEIAAAGGHNIILIGPPGSGKTMLAKRLPSILPPMTLREALETTKIHSVAGKLKEVGLMNQRPFRSPHHTISNVALVGGGSFPQPGEISMAHNGVFFLDELPEFKRDVLEVMRQPLEDREVTISRAKFTVTYPSSFMLVASMNPSPSGYFNDPDSPNTSSPNEMQRYLGKISGPLLDRIDIHIEVTPVPFEKLSEERKAESSSDIRERVTKAREIQSLRFEQMDTINYNAQMSSRNIREFCKLEDSSLQLLKTAMERLNLSARAYDRILKVSRTIADLEATENISSAHISEAIQYRSLDREGWLG from the coding sequence ATGCTGATAAAAGTATTTGGAAGTGCAGTTTTTGGAGTAGAGGCTACCACCATCACCGTCGAAGTCAATATGGATCCCGGTATCGGCTATCATTTGGTTGGCCTGCCCGATATTGCGGTTAAGGAAAGTAGTTTCCGGATTGCTGCCGCATTGCAAAATAACGGGTACAAAATGCCCGGAAAAAAAATCATCATCAATATGGCTCCTGCCGATCTGCGAAAGGAAGGTTCGGCTTATGATTTAACGCTTGCCGTGGGGATTCTTGCTGCGTCTGGCCAAATAAATAGCGAGGAAGTTGACAAATATATTATTATGGGCGAACTTTCTCTTGACGGAAGTTTGCAACCCATTCGTGGCGCCTTACCAATATCAATTAAGGCAAAAGAAGAAGGTTTCAAAGGTTTTTTTCTGCCGCAGCAAAATGCCAAAGAAGCAGCGATAGTTTCTGGTTTAGATGTTTACGGAGTCGAAAACATTCAGCAGATCATAGATTTCTTTGAAGGGAAAGGTACTTTAGAACCAACTATTTTTGACACACGTGCTGAATTCCATAAAACTTTGGATTTTCCAGAATTTGATTTCAGCGATGTAAAAGGGCAGGAGAGCATTAAAAGATGTATGGAAATTGCCGCCGCCGGTGGTCATAATATAATTCTAATTGGGCCACCTGGATCGGGAAAAACGATGCTAGCAAAGCGATTGCCAAGTATTTTACCTCCGATGACTTTGCGAGAAGCTTTAGAAACAACCAAAATTCACAGCGTTGCAGGAAAGTTAAAAGAGGTTGGACTTATGAATCAGAGACCATTTCGAAGCCCGCATCATACAATTTCGAATGTTGCGCTTGTCGGAGGGGGAAGTTTTCCGCAACCTGGCGAAATTTCGATGGCGCATAATGGCGTTTTCTTTTTGGACGAGCTCCCAGAATTTAAACGAGATGTTCTGGAAGTAATGCGACAACCTCTAGAAGATCGCGAAGTAACTATTTCCAGAGCAAAATTTACGGTAACTTATCCGTCATCGTTTATGCTAGTGGCAAGCATGAATCCCAGTCCAAGTGGGTATTTTAATGATCCCGATTCTCCAAATACCTCATCTCCAAATGAAATGCAGCGCTATCTCGGAAAAATCTCTGGACCTTTATTGGACCGAATTGATATTCATATTGAAGTAACTCCAGTTCCTTTTGAAAAACTTTCGGAAGAGCGGAAGGCTGAAAGTAGCTCTGATATTCGAGAGCGTGTCACCAAAGCAAGAGAAATCCAAAGTTTACGTTTTGAACAAATGGATACCATTAATTACAATGCACAAATGTCGTCGCGAAATATTAGAGAATTTTGCAAATTGGAAGACTCCTCCCTTCAACTTCTAAAAACTGCTATGGAAAGACTTAATCTTTCGGCAAGAGCTTATGATCGAATCCTGAAAGTATCACGCACTATCGCCGACCTCGAAGCTACTGAGAATATATCTTCTGCCCATATTTCGGAAGCTATTCAGTATCGAAGTTTGGATCGGGAAGGGTGGCTAGGATAA
- the ypfJ gene encoding KPN_02809 family neutral zinc metallopeptidase, with protein MKWSGRRQSSNMDDRRGVSGGKLAAGGGIIGIIFLIINALSGGDSGELLNSVQQQLEQGNQTEQTIELTAEDKKMGEFVSTVLADTEDVWGKIFRENGATYKEPRLVLFRDGVKTACGGASSASGPFYCPTDQTVYMDLSFFDELQNKLGAQGGDFAIAYVIAHEIGHHVQTLLGTSDQMRKAQQGASQAQGNKLSVALELQADFYAGIWTHYNQQMNNVLEPGDIEEALSAANAVGDDAIQRKTQGQVVPDSFTHGSSEQRMFWFNKGFKTGDLSQGDTFGALNLN; from the coding sequence ATGAAATGGAGCGGTAGAAGACAAAGTAGTAATATGGACGACCGTAGAGGTGTTTCGGGCGGAAAACTAGCAGCTGGTGGTGGGATTATTGGGATAATTTTCTTAATAATTAATGCGCTTTCTGGCGGTGATTCTGGCGAACTTCTCAATAGCGTTCAACAGCAACTTGAGCAAGGAAACCAGACTGAGCAAACCATTGAATTGACTGCGGAGGATAAAAAAATGGGCGAATTTGTTAGTACTGTACTAGCGGATACGGAAGATGTTTGGGGAAAAATTTTCAGAGAAAACGGTGCAACTTACAAAGAACCTCGTTTGGTACTTTTTCGCGATGGCGTAAAAACCGCTTGTGGTGGTGCGAGTTCGGCTTCGGGACCATTTTATTGTCCAACTGATCAGACGGTCTATATGGATCTTTCTTTTTTTGACGAATTACAAAATAAATTAGGTGCTCAAGGTGGTGATTTTGCCATTGCCTACGTGATTGCACACGAAATTGGACACCACGTTCAGACCTTACTAGGTACATCTGATCAGATGCGAAAAGCGCAACAGGGTGCCTCGCAAGCGCAAGGAAATAAATTGTCCGTCGCTTTGGAACTGCAGGCAGATTTTTACGCTGGAATTTGGACGCACTACAATCAGCAGATGAATAATGTCTTGGAGCCTGGCGATATTGAAGAAGCGTTAAGTGCGGCAAACGCCGTAGGTGACGATGCTATTCAGAGAAAAACCCAAGGACAAGTTGTTCCAGATTCTTTCACGCACGGTTCGTCCGAGCAGCGTATGTTTTGGTTTAATAAAGGATTTAAAACTGGTGATTTATCTCAGGGTGATACTTTTGGTGCTCTTAACTTAAACTAG
- a CDS encoding SDR family oxidoreductase, giving the protein MKKQTILITGAGSGLGKGSAIGLAKEGHKIIAAVHTWEQMSRFIDELKDANYKQNIELIKLDVLDPMDCERALKYDIDILVNNVGIGQTGPIAEIPVDLVRDVMETNVFSPLEFSQPFIKKMVKKGKGKVVFVSSVAGLTTSAFLGSYNASKHALEAIVQCLRDELQPFGVTVATINPGPFETGFNDRMYDTYKQWFDEDENFTSLKDIEKAAKSMANNQFDPQGMIDKMVEVIPMKEHTFRTVFPESIIPMCQEYQERQYEIMTDTIDKSKK; this is encoded by the coding sequence ATGAAAAAACAGACAATTTTAATTACAGGAGCTGGTTCGGGTCTCGGTAAAGGTAGTGCTATTGGCTTGGCAAAGGAAGGACACAAAATTATTGCTGCAGTGCATACTTGGGAGCAAATGTCTCGATTTATAGATGAGTTGAAAGATGCGAATTACAAGCAAAACATAGAATTGATAAAACTGGATGTGCTAGATCCGATGGATTGTGAAAGAGCTTTGAAATATGATATTGATATCTTAGTAAACAACGTTGGTATTGGTCAAACTGGACCAATTGCAGAAATTCCGGTAGATTTGGTGCGCGACGTGATGGAGACAAATGTTTTTTCTCCTTTAGAATTTTCGCAGCCATTTATCAAGAAAATGGTAAAGAAAGGAAAGGGGAAAGTTGTCTTTGTTTCGTCGGTAGCGGGTTTAACCACAAGTGCCTTTCTAGGATCTTACAATGCGTCTAAGCACGCACTTGAAGCAATAGTTCAATGTTTGAGAGATGAGCTTCAGCCTTTTGGCGTTACAGTTGCGACAATAAATCCAGGGCCATTCGAGACTGGTTTCAATGACAGAATGTACGATACTTACAAACAGTGGTTTGACGAAGATGAAAACTTTACTTCATTAAAAGATATTGAAAAAGCGGCAAAGTCAATGGCGAATAATCAATTTGATCCTCAGGGAATGATTGACAAAATGGTAGAAGTGATTCCGATGAAAGAGCATACTTTCCGAACGGTTTTTCCAGAATCAATAATTCCGATGTGTCAAGAATATCAAGAACGACAGTATGAAATTATGACTGATACGATTGATAAATCTAAAAAGTAG
- a CDS encoding DoxX family protein produces the protein MIKSFFNPGTYSQNINLTLLLLRIVAGIFMLTHGIGKFEQLMGESPIQFPDPLGVGASASLFLAVFAEVFCSLLLIFGLATRFSAAVLLITMLVAAFVFHINDEFARQELPLLYATMYAMLLLLGAGKFSVDQLIYTNLTRNSRIS, from the coding sequence ATGATAAAAAGCTTTTTCAATCCGGGTACTTATTCGCAAAATATAAATTTGACTCTGCTCCTACTGCGCATTGTAGCGGGAATTTTTATGCTGACTCATGGAATCGGCAAATTTGAGCAATTAATGGGCGAAAGTCCCATTCAATTTCCAGATCCACTCGGTGTCGGGGCATCTGCATCCTTATTTTTAGCTGTGTTTGCAGAGGTGTTTTGTTCGCTACTTCTAATTTTTGGATTAGCTACACGCTTTTCTGCCGCAGTACTATTAATTACAATGTTGGTCGCAGCCTTTGTTTTTCATATCAACGATGAATTTGCAAGACAAGAACTACCATTATTGTATGCGACAATGTATGCAATGTTATTGCTATTAGGTGCAGGAAAATTTTCGGTTGATCAATTAATCTATACTAATCTGACTAGAAATTCGAGAATTTCTTGA
- a CDS encoding ClpXP adapter SpxH family protein, which yields MKNDDLNVNPLICDIETGMCEIDLDSKPSTVTLEETFGNRSLKLIYFTDPICSSCWGIEPQLRKLKLEYGNSIEVEYRMGGLLPDWNYNSGGIGKPSDVASHWDEVSVHYDMPIDGDLWLEDPLDSSYPPSIAFKAAEMQSKEKALLFLREMKEMVFLHKKNIAKWEILEVAAAKAGLNTVQLKADFEGEAKNLFEKDLLMAREMGVRGFPTIFVVDTKGKQEQIYGTKPYIYYEMALLKLNPELVKAEYSKDWKSLFEKFPTFTAKEFSELSGMPRGESERYLTDLSTNGQLEKFTTKNGSIWTLIK from the coding sequence ATGAAAAATGACGATTTAAATGTTAATCCATTGATATGCGATATTGAAACTGGCATGTGCGAAATTGATTTGGATAGTAAACCCTCTACTGTTACTCTCGAAGAGACTTTTGGAAATAGATCCCTAAAACTTATTTATTTCACTGATCCCATTTGTTCATCTTGTTGGGGGATTGAGCCGCAGTTGCGAAAGCTTAAATTAGAATACGGAAATTCTATTGAGGTAGAGTACAGAATGGGCGGATTGCTACCCGATTGGAATTACAATAGTGGTGGAATAGGAAAACCTTCCGATGTGGCGAGTCATTGGGATGAGGTAAGCGTACATTATGATATGCCTATTGATGGTGACTTATGGCTGGAAGATCCTTTAGATTCTTCATATCCTCCATCAATTGCCTTTAAAGCAGCAGAGATGCAAAGCAAGGAAAAGGCGCTATTGTTTCTTCGTGAAATGAAGGAAATGGTCTTTTTGCACAAGAAAAATATAGCAAAGTGGGAAATACTGGAAGTTGCTGCAGCAAAAGCTGGGTTAAATACCGTTCAATTAAAAGCTGATTTTGAAGGGGAAGCCAAAAATTTATTTGAGAAAGATTTACTAATGGCGCGAGAAATGGGAGTTCGAGGATTTCCAACAATTTTTGTAGTAGATACTAAAGGCAAGCAAGAGCAGATTTATGGTACCAAACCATACATTTACTACGAAATGGCATTGTTGAAATTGAATCCTGAGCTTGTCAAAGCTGAATATTCGAAAGATTGGAAATCACTTTTCGAAAAATTTCCTACATTTACCGCCAAAGAATTTTCTGAGTTATCAGGAATGCCGAGAGGTGAAAGCGAGCGATACTTGACGGATCTTTCGACAAATGGTCAACTAGAAAAATTTACAACAAAAAATGGTTCAATTTGGACTTTAATCAAGTAA